One genomic segment of Coffea arabica cultivar ET-39 chromosome 6e, Coffea Arabica ET-39 HiFi, whole genome shotgun sequence includes these proteins:
- the LOC113696842 gene encoding uncharacterized protein codes for MEFRRSGECFAEGACNDYDAVVIGSGYGGSVAACRLAMGGLRVCLLEKGRKWEAQDFPTDTSQMLSAVRIEHRTFGVSFGPKDALYQVCRHDDSVAAMACGLGGGSLVNAGVVVPTPARTRRNPKWPKDWEKDWEVCEALASTMLRIQDVPIKFRNAKIMDEAVGEETGFKNPEPLKLTVNFDTEDQMYSSKKLGKADSCQACGNCMSGCPYNAKNSTDKTYLLSAIQAGCDIRTACEVQYVFRNLDDTSEVDEAICRRKSRRWLVFLNEFECMASDFVVLSAGVFGTTKILFQSQMRGLILSKKLGCGLSCNGNNVAYLSRSRAPLNACGLDRKKLSEVPFEERPGPSITSSYISSLGFTIQSAVIPIAFPWLLFKGITTYGWPIGYSILDSIVHKVKHLFGQPSQDMVLNVIGYDNGDGKLTFRKDANEICFQPPSDPLLARKIEALQRITKKLGGILFMSRYRSTSVHLLGGCCSSSDASSGVCNSNGQVFDTLNLTTVYPGLYVCDGSLIPCSVGINPCLTIATAAEHVSKHLLQDALDYKSKDVDFVRGKPVEKKSLVRSWKSENSQGTAVLFKETMRGHVGGLPCAAYLKLKLNVRTTSEKTMGDFREPNPILQGKVSGHVMCCAIEMDKLYVIDGQVDLCHVDIKTPYTQYMHYRLLLAASSGSRYILEGKKVMNPFLLGLDAWKDSTTLHVVLRKISQHTSKEVMISLKGKLHISMIELLKSLFSMSGSGKMKFLHILLQSLFRTYISQVPRASQKGFTPLDPYQNNYPRSTLHEIRTEDGIIISCQQWKCNQGPQRQEEGNKPLPVLLINGYATESYCLPSESNDLVRSLLHQGHETWLLQTRLLGTNSSINMTVEAIGMFDIPAAINKISELHGESVKIHVVGHCVGGLAIHIALMGGHVFYKRIASLSCTNSSMFFKLTAWSKFKLWLPLIPISMAILGKDKSLPLFQTLKASSRQKLLKAIARAMPRYERCTYDECEVLSGIFGNAFWHQNVSHKVHHWMNKEYLPRLNMGAFSHLQKICNAGFIVDTEGRNTYLIHPERMGLPTLYISGGRTLLVTPQTSFLANKYMKLHQPGFRHKRVVIDGFGHSDLLIGEDSSKKVFPHILSHIALAEKENTAAFISSEREYQKDALSWVDDLYQDEGGFWGCISSFINAYSFFCCFIVLIAYFFS; via the exons GTTTGTAGACATGATGATTCTGTAGCTGCAATGGCCTGTGGGCTTGGTGGAGGTTCACTGGTGAATGCAGGAGTAGTGGTGCCAACACCAGCTCGCACAAGAAGGAACCCGAAATGGCCTAAAGATTGGGAAAAAGATTGGGAGGTTTGTGAAGCATTAGCTTCTACAATGCTACGAATACAAGATGTTCCCATCAAGTTCAGGAATGCGAAAATCATGGATGAAGCAGTAGGAGAAGAGACTGGCTTTAAAAATCCCGAGCCATTGAAGTTAACTGTGAATTTTGATACAGAAGACCAAATGTATAGCTCAAAAAAGCTTGGGAAGGCTGATTCCTGCCAGGCTTGTGGAAATTGTATGTCTGGTTGTCCCTATAATGCGAAAAATTCTACAGATAAAACTTACTTGTTGTCAGCCATACAG GCAGGATGCGATATTAGAACGGCATGTGAAGTGCAATATGTATTCAGAAATCTAGACGATACTTCTGAAGTAGATGAAGCAATATGCAGAAGAAAGAGTCGCAGATGGCTAGTATTTCTTAATGAATTTGAATGCATGGCATCAGATTTTGTTGTACTCTCAG CTGGAGTGTTTGGCACTACAAAGATacttttccaatcacaaatgaGAGGCCTGATCCTTTCCAAGAAGCTGGGCTGTGGATTGAGCTGCAATGGTAATAATGTTGCTTATCTTTCACGAAGTAGAGCTCCCTTAAATGCTTGTGGCTTGGACAGAAAGAAGCTATCAGAGGTACCTTTTGAAGAACGTCCAGGGCCATCCATTACTTCATCATATATTTCGTCATTGGGTTTCACAATTCAG AGTGCTGTAATTCCCATTGCTTTTCCCTGGCTACTTTTTAAAGGGATTACAACATATGGATGGCCAATTGGCTATAGTATTTTAGATAGCATAGTGCACAAGGTGAAGCATCTTTTCGGTCAACCCAGCCAAGACATGGTTCTCAACGTAATTGGGTACGATAATGGTGATGGGAAACTTACATTTCGGAAGGACGCTAATGAGATTTGCTTTCAACCACCAAGTGACCCTTTATTAGCGAGAAAAATTGAAGCGTTGCAGAGAATAACGAAGAAGTTGGGTGGAATTCTCTTCATGTCAAGGTATAGAAGCACATCCGTTCACCTACTTGGAGGATGTTGCTCTTCATCGGATGCTTCATCTGGTGTTTGCAACAGCAATGGTCAAGTTTTTGACACATTAAATCTGACAACAGTGTACCCCGGGCTGTACGTTTGTGATGGCTCCTTAATACCTTGCTCGGTTGGCATAAACCCATGTCTCACCATTGCTACAGCTGCTGAGCATGTAAGCAAGCACCTCCTGCAGGATGCTCTTGACTACAAAAGCAAAGATGTAGACTTTGTAAGAGGAAAACCTGTTGAGAAGAAAAGTTTAGTCCGTTCTTGGAAGTCAGAGAATAGCCAGGGAACGGCAGTACTTTTTAAAGAAACCATGCGTGGGCATGTAGGTGGTTTGCCCTGTGCTGCTTACCTGAAATTGAAATTGAACGTAAGAACAACTTCTGAAAAAACTATGGGAGACTTTAGAGAGCCTAATCCTATCCTACAAGGAAAAGTTAGCGGCCATGTCATGTGTTGTGCCATAGAAATGGACAAATTGTACGTGATAGATGGCCAGGTAGATTTGTGCCATGTAGATATTAAAACTCCTTATACTCAATACATGCACTATCGTCTCCTCCTTGCAGCATCCTCTGGTTCaag ATATATACTCGAAGGGAAGAAAGTGATGAACCCTTTTCTCTTGGGCCTTGATGCGTGGAAAGACTCAACAACACTTCACGTAGTATTAAGAAAAATCTCTCAGCATACTTCAAAGGAAGTCATGATAAGCTTAAAAGGGAAACTTCATATTTCAATGATAGAGCTCTTGAAGAGTCTATTCAGTATGTCTGGAagtggaaaaatgaaatttttgcatATCCTGCTACAGTCTCTTTTCAGGACATATATCTCACAAGTACCTAGAGCAAGTCAAAAGGGGTTCACTCCTTTGGATCCGTACCAAAATAATTATCCTAGAAGCACACTCCATGAGATAAGAACAG AAGATGGCATTATAATCAGCTGCCAACAGTGGAAGTGCAATCAAGGACCACAGAGGCAAGAAGAAGGGAATAAGCCATTACCTGTTCTCCTAATTAATGGTTATGCAACTGAAAGTTATTGCTTGCCAAGTGAAAGTAATGATCTAGTTAGAAGCTTACTACACCAAGGGCATGAGACCTGGCTACTGCAAACAAGACTGCTTGGGactaattcttcaattaataTGACAGTAGAAGCTATTGGAATGTTTGATATTCCTGCTG CAATCAACAAGATCTCTGAGTTGCACGGGGAGTCTGTAAAGATACATGTTGTTGGACATTGCGTTGGCGGTCTTGCAATACATATTGCCCTTATGGGGGGACATGTTTTCTACAAAAGAATAGCTTCCCTTTCCTGCACCAACTCTTCCATGTTTTTTAAGCTGACTGCTTGGTCGAAATTCAAATTATGGCTTCCTCTCATACCA ATATCAATGGCAATACTTGGAAAAGACAAGTCCCTTCCTTTGTTCCAAACATTAAAAGCCAGCTCTCGCCAGAAACTCCTAAAGGCTATAGCTCGTGCCATGCCACGCTACGAAAGATGCACCTATGATGAATGCGAGGTCCTCTCAGGCATATTTGGTAACGCATTTTGGCACCAAAACGTAAGCCACAAAGTACATCATTGGATGAACAAAGAATACTTACCAAGGCTTAACATGGGGGCATTTTCCCATCTCCAGAAGATTTGTAATGCCGGGTTTATAGTAGATACAGAAGGAAGAAACACGTATTTGATCCATCCTGAGAGAATGGGGCTCCCAACATTATATATATCCGGAGGACGCACGCTCCTTGTAACTCCTCAAACATCTTTCTTAGCTAATAAGTACATGAAATTGCACCAGCCTGGATTCAGACATAAAAGAGTGGTGATAGATGGCTTTGGACACTCGGATCTTTTGATTGGAGAAGATTCATCTAAGAAGGTTTTCCCTCACATTCTATCTCATATTGCATTAGCTGAGAAGGAAAATACCGCTGCATTTATTTCCAGCGAGAGAGAGTACCAGAAGGATGCATTGTCATGGGTTGATGATCTGTATCAGGATGAGGGAGGATTCTGGGGCTGCATATCATCTTTCATCAATGCCTATTCCTTTTTTTGTTGCTTCATAGTTCTCATAgcctatttcttttcttaa